Proteins from one Paenibacillus sp. J23TS9 genomic window:
- a CDS encoding sorbosone dehydrogenase family protein codes for MKKIKVSLQPIVDKLNMPTVMKTAILPGDSIERLFIATQVGEIFYIGDGVIRTFLDIRPRIIKLGASRGGYDERGLLGLAFHPDFYYNGLFYLHFSVAGTQGPGAIPGAPLESFKPNPCDPETLNLRWTNRETNYDHIDTVEEWNVQPNGQPQRRRTLLNLRRPFLNHNGVNSLNFSPETGKLVLTTGDGGSGFDPFNLSQDNLEIAGKIIEMDVAKETLIYNPPVVTRFNELPVPIQETLTVIAKGVRNVPGISFEKVYNRYIKYVGNVGQDLVESIFSFVHYTPIPVTQLVQASLGNSELDQEGLINFGWRGWEGAFPTTIIKNCAASKALDEKTMAYYNEAVETSVRRLQPLISYFHKDPRPDKFGGTALTGVQAYMGDGIPGLTGSVVFTDLAKNEGVRPPVRGVLAYARGQTDCKLNDFSIIETDYNFGSESAYYVSLGTNMDQTRLYLGVYGSMKVADFNQGTVFEITP; via the coding sequence TTGAAAAAAATTAAGGTTAGTTTACAGCCTATTGTAGATAAGCTCAATATGCCCACTGTTATGAAAACAGCTATACTTCCAGGTGATTCAATTGAAAGACTATTTATTGCAACCCAAGTAGGAGAGATCTTTTACATAGGAGACGGAGTTATAAGGACTTTTTTAGATATACGCCCTCGAATCATAAAACTAGGTGCTTCTAGGGGAGGGTATGATGAGCGCGGATTGTTAGGGTTAGCGTTTCATCCCGATTTTTATTATAACGGTCTTTTCTATCTTCATTTTTCAGTAGCTGGGACACAGGGTCCAGGTGCAATTCCGGGTGCTCCGCTTGAATCTTTTAAGCCTAACCCATGTGATCCCGAAACTTTAAACCTCAGGTGGACGAACAGAGAAACGAATTATGATCATATCGATACAGTTGAAGAATGGAATGTACAACCGAATGGTCAACCTCAAAGACGACGGACATTACTTAACCTAAGGAGACCATTTCTTAATCATAATGGCGTCAATAGCTTAAACTTTTCACCTGAAACAGGAAAGCTTGTTTTAACAACTGGAGATGGCGGATCAGGCTTTGATCCATTTAATTTAAGTCAAGATAATTTGGAAATCGCGGGGAAAATTATTGAAATGGATGTAGCTAAGGAGACGTTGATTTATAATCCGCCTGTAGTTACACGTTTTAATGAACTTCCCGTGCCTATTCAAGAAACGCTTACGGTCATTGCCAAGGGCGTTCGCAATGTACCAGGCATTTCATTTGAAAAGGTTTATAACCGGTATATCAAATATGTGGGGAATGTCGGACAGGACTTGGTCGAGTCGATTTTTTCATTCGTTCATTATACGCCAATCCCGGTCACCCAGCTTGTTCAGGCTTCATTAGGGAACTCTGAGCTTGACCAGGAGGGATTGATTAACTTTGGCTGGCGAGGGTGGGAAGGTGCATTTCCGACTACGATTATAAAGAACTGCGCTGCAAGTAAAGCTTTGGATGAGAAGACAATGGCTTATTACAATGAAGCAGTAGAAACTTCAGTGAGGCGTCTTCAGCCTCTCATCAGTTATTTTCATAAAGATCCTCGGCCTGATAAGTTTGGAGGAACCGCGCTTACAGGAGTCCAAGCCTATATGGGGGATGGCATCCCCGGTTTAACAGGAAGCGTTGTGTTTACCGATCTTGCCAAGAATGAAGGGGTTCGCCCTCCGGTTAGAGGGGTTTTAGCTTATGCCAGGGGACAAACAGATTGTAAATTAAATGACTTTAGTATTATTGAAACCGATTATAATTTTGGATCTGAGTCCGCTTATTATGTAAGCTTAGGAACGAATATGGATCAAACCAGATTATACTTAGGGGTTTATGGCTCCATGAAAGTTGCTGATTTTAACCAAGGTACTGTTTTTGAAATTACTCCATAA
- a CDS encoding TMEM175 family protein yields the protein MKANRMEAFSDGVLAIIITIMVLEFKVPVGHDWYALIELGPKILSYIFSFVYIGIYWNNHHHLLHMVRKMNGPLMWLNLLLLFWLSLVPFTTAWMGESHFAATPTALYGIILLLAAFSYWLLQRAIINQHSSDSSFFLMMGKDWKGRISPLLYLAAALTAYVSPWISGFFFVLVAVIWFMPDKRIEHALKGR from the coding sequence ATGAAGGCGAATCGGATGGAAGCGTTCAGCGATGGCGTACTGGCGATTATCATTACGATCATGGTACTGGAGTTTAAAGTGCCGGTAGGTCATGACTGGTATGCGCTGATCGAGCTCGGCCCAAAGATTCTTAGCTACATCTTTAGTTTCGTATATATCGGCATCTACTGGAACAATCATCATCATCTGCTGCACATGGTTCGAAAGATGAACGGGCCGTTGATGTGGCTCAATTTGCTGCTTCTATTCTGGTTATCCCTTGTTCCGTTTACGACAGCTTGGATGGGGGAAAGCCATTTTGCAGCCACTCCTACAGCGCTGTACGGTATTATACTATTACTCGCAGCATTCTCGTACTGGCTGCTTCAGCGGGCGATTATTAATCAGCATTCCAGCGATTCCTCATTCTTTTTGATGATGGGAAAAGACTGGAAGGGGAGAATATCCCCCTTACTCTACTTAGCTGCAGCCTTGACCGCATATGTGAGTCCTTGGATATCTGGCTTCTTTTTTGTACTCGTTGCCGTAATCTGGTTCATGCCGGATAAGCGAATCGAGCATGCTCTGAAAGGGCGTTAA
- a CDS encoding MFS transporter: MTALKKQSIESNIPTWLTLLLAAACGVIVANLYYAQPLVGVISSSIGLSANSSGLIVTLTQIGYVVGLLFIVPMGDIVENRKLVVASLLLTGVALAITAMSKQAVPFLAASFIIGIGSVAAQVLVPFASYLASDSSRGRVVGNVMSGLLLGIMLSRPLSSLVADFLGWHAVFALSAAAVIILAIVLSKVLPARKPMTDTRYTALLGSMWHLLRTTPILRRRAAYHACVFATFSLFWTTVPLLLSGPIFHFSQMNIALFALVGVTGAIAAPLAGRLADRGWTKPATGIALATVISSMLLPLLIRTGSITGIVVLVVSAILLDAGVSANLVLGQRALFSLSPEIRSRLNGLFMAIFFFGGAIGSAIGGWTYATGGWSAVLWIGMVFPIAAILYFATEKK; encoded by the coding sequence ATGACTGCGTTAAAAAAACAATCGATCGAGAGTAATATCCCAACATGGTTAACCCTGCTTCTGGCGGCCGCATGCGGCGTCATTGTAGCTAATCTTTACTATGCGCAGCCCTTGGTTGGGGTCATCAGCTCTTCCATCGGGCTATCCGCAAACAGTTCCGGCTTGATCGTGACGTTAACACAGATAGGTTATGTAGTCGGCTTGTTATTTATCGTACCTATGGGAGATATCGTTGAAAACCGAAAATTGGTTGTCGCATCTTTACTTCTCACAGGTGTTGCACTTGCAATCACGGCAATGTCGAAACAAGCTGTGCCATTCTTGGCGGCTTCGTTTATCATCGGCATAGGGTCGGTCGCCGCACAGGTTCTCGTGCCTTTTGCGTCATACCTTGCATCCGATTCTTCACGCGGTCGCGTTGTCGGCAATGTCATGAGCGGTTTGTTGCTTGGCATCATGCTCTCGCGTCCGTTGTCGAGCCTGGTGGCCGACTTCCTGGGTTGGCATGCCGTATTCGCCTTGTCTGCTGCAGCGGTTATTATTTTGGCGATCGTACTGTCCAAGGTGCTGCCTGCAAGAAAGCCCATGACAGACACACGCTATACCGCTCTGCTCGGTTCGATGTGGCACCTGCTGCGCACAACCCCGATCTTACGCCGCCGGGCTGCCTATCACGCATGTGTGTTTGCAACTTTCAGCTTATTTTGGACTACAGTTCCTTTACTGTTATCCGGCCCGATCTTTCATTTTTCACAGATGAACATTGCATTGTTCGCGCTTGTCGGAGTCACGGGCGCAATAGCCGCGCCTTTGGCCGGACGGCTGGCAGACCGCGGCTGGACTAAACCCGCAACAGGGATTGCACTCGCCACTGTCATCAGTTCGATGCTGCTGCCCCTTTTGATCCGTACGGGTTCAATTACCGGAATAGTCGTTCTCGTCGTTTCAGCTATTTTATTGGACGCCGGCGTATCCGCAAATCTTGTGCTTGGACAACGTGCGCTCTTCTCGCTGAGTCCGGAAATTCGCAGTCGGCTGAATGGGCTTTTTATGGCTATCTTCTTTTTTGGCGGTGCCATCGGATCCGCAATTGGGGGATGGACATATGCTACAGGAGGATGGAGTGCCGTGTTATGGATTGGAATGGTTTTCCCGATCGCAGCCATCCTTTATTTTGCGACAGAGAAGAAGTAA
- a CDS encoding TetR/AcrR family transcriptional regulator, which yields MNGKRGRPRNIEAQKSILSASYELLLENGFQAVTVDKIADRAQVSKATIYKWWPNKAAVVMDGFLHAATNRLPVPDTGTTFNDILIHATNLTRFLTSREGTIITELLGEGQFDSGLAEAYRARFFRPRRLEARGLLEKGVQRGELKNNLDIGICIDLIYGPIFYRLLVTGETLDEPYVENLVKNAFEGIRST from the coding sequence ATGAATGGAAAAAGAGGCCGGCCGCGTAATATAGAAGCTCAAAAATCTATTCTTTCCGCATCTTATGAGTTATTGCTGGAAAATGGCTTTCAAGCCGTCACAGTGGATAAAATTGCCGATCGTGCCCAAGTTAGCAAAGCCACGATATATAAATGGTGGCCTAATAAGGCTGCCGTGGTTATGGATGGTTTCCTGCATGCCGCCACAAACAGATTACCCGTGCCTGATACAGGTACAACATTTAATGATATTTTAATTCACGCCACGAATTTAACCAGGTTTTTGACAAGCCGAGAGGGGACTATCATTACGGAGTTATTAGGCGAAGGGCAGTTCGATTCAGGATTGGCGGAGGCCTATCGTGCTCGGTTTTTCCGTCCCCGCCGACTTGAGGCTAGAGGTCTTTTGGAAAAAGGGGTTCAACGCGGGGAATTGAAAAATAATCTCGACATTGGCATATGCATCGATCTCATTTACGGGCCGATTTTCTATCGTTTACTTGTGACAGGCGAAACCTTGGACGAACCCTATGTGGAGAACTTAGTCAAAAATGCATTTGAAGGAATCCGTTCAACCTGA
- a CDS encoding class I SAM-dependent methyltransferase, which produces MGNTDKFEMIANIYDTPERIQIAKVSSDAIREYLVDAKSKNAIDFGCGTGLVGMNLLNEFNSVLFLDTSQNMINQIEQKISGFNIQNAGTLCFDLEKEGLSDLHADYIFMAQVLLHIPDVELILSRLFDVLNVEGHLLIVDFDKNEKVISDIVHNGFDQLKLTEVMTKIGYRNIQSKTFNHESKIFMGQDASMFILDSQK; this is translated from the coding sequence ATGGGAAATACGGATAAGTTTGAAATGATAGCTAATATATATGACACTCCTGAAAGAATCCAAATTGCAAAGGTATCTTCAGATGCCATTCGTGAATATTTAGTTGACGCTAAAAGTAAGAATGCTATTGATTTTGGGTGTGGAACTGGTCTTGTTGGAATGAACTTGTTAAACGAGTTTAATTCCGTGCTTTTTCTGGACACCTCACAAAACATGATTAATCAAATAGAGCAAAAAATTTCTGGTTTTAATATTCAGAATGCAGGTACATTATGCTTTGATTTGGAAAAGGAAGGCTTATCGGATTTACATGCTGATTATATTTTCATGGCCCAGGTTCTGCTTCATATTCCTGATGTTGAACTGATCTTATCAAGATTATTTGATGTTTTAAATGTTGAAGGACATTTACTCATCGTCGATTTTGATAAAAATGAAAAAGTGATTTCAGATATCGTGCATAACGGATTTGATCAATTAAAGCTAACCGAAGTTATGACTAAAATAGGGTACAGGAATATTCAATCCAAAACTTTTAATCATGAAAGTAAAATATTCATGGGACAGGATGCATCTATGTTTATTCTTGATTCTCAAAAATAA
- a CDS encoding TetR/AcrR family transcriptional regulator: MPEHKRVDPRAIRSKKMLKHAVFSLLADNVEVSQLTVQKIANRAELNRATFYLHYEDINDLLRQIVHEIFDDLSMKVEPLLQVKSRNEQEQLVIFLNYFYEYRKVFAVLVEHPGFKKHLSNLLKKTIEIRREARNINSAKSVASVDIVASSLLGVIMWWIKEGTEHSAEYIADQVTLMYKRKYL, encoded by the coding sequence ATGCCTGAACATAAAAGAGTCGATCCACGAGCCATTCGCTCAAAAAAGATGCTGAAACATGCCGTTTTTTCATTACTGGCTGATAATGTGGAAGTTTCTCAATTGACCGTCCAAAAAATTGCCAACCGAGCAGAACTAAACCGTGCAACGTTTTATTTGCATTATGAGGATATTAACGATTTGCTGCGCCAGATCGTGCATGAGATCTTTGACGACCTGTCCATGAAAGTTGAACCGCTATTACAAGTGAAGAGCAGAAACGAACAGGAGCAGCTGGTTATATTTTTAAATTATTTTTATGAATACCGAAAGGTTTTCGCTGTATTGGTTGAGCATCCGGGCTTCAAAAAACACTTGTCCAACCTGTTGAAAAAAACGATCGAAATACGCAGGGAAGCACGAAATATTAACTCCGCAAAGAGCGTTGCCTCGGTTGATATCGTTGCTTCATCACTTCTGGGGGTTATCATGTGGTGGATCAAAGAGGGAACGGAGCATAGCGCGGAATATATAGCGGATCAGGTTACCTTGATGTATAAAAGAAAATATTTGTGA
- a CDS encoding MarR family winged helix-turn-helix transcriptional regulator, translated as MESRKDTPYLDLFQIIGLKLKKKADESIKELGLNAQQGKIISYIYENQETDLIQRDLADRFHLRGASITSMLQGLEQRGFIERKIPANNERQKNIYVLPKAVELIEDFNDSFQRVEDEIVQFLTEEEKQTLKELLFKINERL; from the coding sequence ATGGAGTCTCGCAAGGATACCCCTTATCTGGATTTGTTTCAGATTATCGGCCTTAAGTTAAAGAAAAAAGCGGATGAGAGCATAAAAGAGTTAGGGTTAAATGCCCAGCAAGGGAAAATAATAAGTTATATCTACGAGAACCAAGAAACTGATTTAATTCAGAGGGATCTTGCCGATCGGTTTCATTTGCGCGGAGCCAGCATTACAAGTATGCTTCAAGGCCTTGAGCAAAGAGGGTTCATCGAGCGAAAAATCCCAGCCAATAATGAACGGCAAAAAAATATTTATGTTCTACCAAAGGCCGTTGAATTAATTGAAGACTTTAATGACTCCTTCCAAAGGGTGGAGGACGAAATCGTTCAATTCCTCACCGAAGAGGAGAAGCAAACCTTAAAGGAATTGTTGTTCAAAATTAATGAACGCTTATAA
- a CDS encoding amidohydrolase family protein yields the protein MKNAAQSSPLETVTAITNVRIFDGEKVIDSRNVVIKGETIIAVGGDLPANAMIIDAKDATLLPGLIDAHVHTSIGGLRDALKFGVTTELEMNGDFTERGRAIQLKNVNDIADVRSTGTAITAPGGHPDELLPDGDEIPDFVLKELEKLSEEDREAMLAAYAHDHEEVPQVTTVEEAIKHVHTQVENGADFIKIMIEEGTVMAAPGLPVLSDEILKAAVEEAHKFHKIVIAHVLTAHTSQTAIDIGVDGLGHLFIDRPEHTPKLVESIANSGAFVTPCLVLNSSILGNPASDLANDPRVYSKLSPEWIDILNSSFNTFPQGNMENSFKNVMDLHRAGVDILVGTDVSPVPVPNLGGLAHGASVHHEMQLLVMAGFTPIEALRSATSKPARCFGLNDRGRIAAGSRADLVLVNGDPTTNISDTLSIKAVWSKGVQQRSELFLPI from the coding sequence ATGAAGAATGCAGCTCAAAGCTCTCCGTTAGAAACAGTTACGGCGATTACCAATGTACGTATTTTCGATGGGGAAAAAGTTATCGATTCAAGAAATGTTGTCATCAAAGGGGAAACCATTATTGCGGTAGGTGGTGATCTTCCAGCAAATGCAATGATCATTGATGCGAAGGATGCGACTTTATTGCCGGGCTTGATTGATGCGCATGTTCACACTTCGATTGGTGGGTTACGGGATGCTTTAAAGTTCGGTGTTACGACAGAACTCGAAATGAACGGTGATTTTACGGAAAGAGGGCGGGCAATCCAGTTAAAAAATGTGAATGATATCGCCGATGTCCGTTCTACCGGTACAGCGATCACCGCTCCAGGCGGTCATCCGGATGAACTTCTTCCGGATGGGGATGAAATTCCTGATTTCGTATTAAAGGAACTGGAGAAGTTATCAGAGGAAGACCGGGAAGCTATGCTAGCCGCTTACGCTCACGATCACGAAGAAGTACCCCAAGTGACGACAGTGGAGGAAGCGATCAAGCATGTGCATACCCAAGTAGAGAATGGTGCCGACTTTATCAAAATCATGATTGAAGAAGGGACGGTCATGGCTGCTCCTGGTCTGCCTGTTTTAAGCGACGAGATTCTAAAAGCAGCCGTGGAAGAAGCTCATAAGTTCCATAAAATCGTCATAGCCCACGTCTTGACTGCTCATACTTCGCAAACCGCCATAGATATTGGAGTGGACGGGTTGGGCCACTTGTTTATCGACAGGCCCGAACACACGCCCAAATTGGTTGAATCCATAGCCAATTCAGGCGCGTTCGTGACACCATGTTTGGTATTGAACTCGTCCATACTTGGGAATCCGGCATCGGATTTGGCGAATGACCCGCGTGTATATTCCAAATTAAGTCCTGAATGGATCGATATTTTGAACTCCAGTTTCAATACTTTCCCGCAAGGCAATATGGAGAATAGCTTTAAAAACGTGATGGATCTCCACCGAGCCGGAGTGGATATTCTGGTCGGTACGGATGTCTCCCCTGTTCCCGTTCCAAATCTCGGAGGCCTTGCACATGGTGCCAGCGTTCATCATGAAATGCAATTGCTGGTTATGGCCGGGTTCACTCCGATAGAAGCGCTTCGATCCGCTACTTCGAAACCGGCCCGTTGCTTTGGTCTTAACGATCGCGGCCGGATTGCCGCAGGTTCACGCGCTGACCTTGTACTGGTAAATGGCGATCCGACAACCAATATCTCCGATACCTTGTCCATCAAAGCCGTATGGTCCAAAGGTGTGCAGCAACGAAGTGAATTATTTCTGCCAATTTAA
- a CDS encoding DHA2 family efflux MFS transporter permease subunit, whose protein sequence is MQEDIKKINKGILLTILILGCFLSTLNQTLLNVALSNLMDVFDVTAATVQWISTGFMLVNGILIPITAYLMKRFTTRQLFISAMLFLFIGSIVCAAAPSFVVLLLGRMIQAAGAGIVMPLMMSVVLAIFPVEKRGSAMGLLGLAMIFAPAIGPTLSGFIVAYHSWRWLFIGLIPLVIIVIALAFKYLVNVSETSKSKLDVVSVLLSTAGFGLILYGFSSAGSKGWDDAIVILSLGIGIVVTAIFCIRQVKSDDPLLNLSVFKNKVFTLTSIINVLITMMMYADMILLPIYLQNGRGFTAFDAGLLLLPGALVNALMSPVTGKLYDRFGAKPLFIIGLLFIIPSMWAVTDLSASTMYMYLMIRTICLRIGLSFITMPLNTAGLNALPKQLGTHGTAVNNTVRQIAGAIGTAVVITIYTVQATSHAATVMQNNPSTTSELLKSLTSILGASDAYYFMMILSVVAFVITLFMPMKKKAMVEKKANHS, encoded by the coding sequence ATGCAGGAAGACATAAAGAAAATAAATAAAGGGATCTTACTCACCATTTTAATCTTGGGTTGTTTCTTATCGACGCTCAATCAGACACTATTAAATGTCGCCTTGAGTAATCTGATGGATGTATTTGATGTCACGGCAGCAACCGTACAATGGATTTCAACGGGGTTTATGCTGGTCAACGGGATACTGATTCCGATTACAGCCTATTTAATGAAACGCTTTACAACGCGTCAGTTATTTATAAGTGCCATGTTGTTTTTATTCATTGGTTCGATCGTTTGTGCGGCGGCGCCAAGCTTTGTTGTACTCTTATTAGGACGGATGATCCAAGCTGCCGGTGCAGGAATCGTCATGCCGCTCATGATGAGTGTTGTGCTTGCCATCTTCCCCGTCGAAAAACGCGGCAGCGCGATGGGACTGCTTGGACTGGCAATGATTTTCGCTCCTGCCATCGGACCGACGCTCTCGGGATTTATCGTCGCATACCACTCCTGGCGCTGGTTATTTATCGGTCTCATCCCACTTGTCATCATTGTCATAGCACTAGCATTCAAGTATTTAGTAAATGTATCCGAAACGTCGAAGTCGAAGCTGGATGTCGTAAGCGTTCTGTTATCAACCGCCGGATTTGGCTTGATTTTATACGGATTCAGCAGCGCCGGCAGTAAGGGCTGGGATGATGCTATAGTCATTCTGTCCTTAGGAATCGGGATCGTTGTGACCGCCATATTCTGCATTCGCCAAGTCAAGTCCGATGATCCGCTGCTCAACCTGTCTGTCTTCAAAAATAAAGTCTTTACGCTAACGTCGATTATTAACGTATTAATTACGATGATGATGTACGCAGATATGATCCTGCTGCCCATTTATCTACAGAATGGCCGTGGTTTTACAGCGTTTGATGCTGGACTGCTCTTATTGCCGGGTGCGCTTGTCAATGCGTTGATGTCGCCCGTTACCGGTAAATTATACGACCGTTTCGGTGCGAAGCCGCTGTTCATCATCGGTTTACTGTTTATTATTCCATCTATGTGGGCGGTAACCGATTTATCTGCATCGACAATGTATATGTATTTGATGATTCGTACCATTTGCCTGCGGATTGGACTCAGCTTCATCACCATGCCGCTCAATACGGCCGGACTCAATGCGCTGCCCAAACAACTCGGTACGCATGGTACGGCAGTAAATAATACCGTTCGCCAAATTGCCGGAGCCATTGGTACTGCTGTCGTCATTACGATTTATACCGTGCAGGCAACAAGCCATGCAGCTACAGTGATGCAGAACAATCCTTCTACGACTAGTGAGCTCCTTAAATCTCTTACGTCCATTTTAGGAGCAAGTGATGCCTATTACTTTATGATGATTCTATCGGTTGTCGCGTTTGTTATCACCTTATTTATGCCCATGAAAAAAAAGGCCATGGTTGAAAAGAAAGCAAACCATAGTTAA
- a CDS encoding exosporium protein C, with amino-acid sequence MVRILDKAAVQSLSRFNPAKSFTIRRSPQKSGIATIPIRIPVNAQPNRVDLIVSVGVRGITGIGQIRFRVFRGNTEIFNTQQGIESTGSEQNYIVTFQAEDRNVKAGTHAYTVTAENRAANTRVDVVGPISFSGLAVKTRN; translated from the coding sequence ATGGTACGTATCCTTGATAAAGCGGCCGTCCAGTCGCTTAGTCGCTTCAATCCGGCCAAATCATTTACGATTCGGCGTTCCCCGCAAAAATCTGGCATAGCAACGATCCCAATACGGATTCCAGTAAATGCTCAACCAAACCGGGTAGATTTGATAGTATCTGTTGGTGTCAGAGGTATCACAGGCATTGGACAAATCCGCTTTAGAGTCTTCCGTGGTAATACAGAAATTTTCAACACACAGCAAGGCATCGAATCTACGGGTTCAGAGCAAAATTATATCGTTACCTTCCAAGCTGAAGATAGAAATGTGAAAGCAGGTACTCATGCTTACACAGTCACAGCTGAAAACCGGGCTGCAAATACAAGAGTAGATGTTGTAGGACCCATATCATTTAGTGGGTTAGCTGTTAAAACCAGAAACTAA
- the trpB gene encoding tryptophan synthase subunit beta: MDQLSQQEGYFGEFGGSFVPPELQEVLNYLSEQFYKFRDDPDFKEELSYYLREYVGRKSPLTYAERLSEAWGGPKIYLKREDLNHTGAHKINNAIGQILLAKRMGAKRIIAETGAGQHGVATATACAMFNMDCVIYMGAEDMRRQALNVFRMELLGATVIPVHKGQGRLKDAVDEALDDLVRNYKNTFYLLGSAVGPHPFPTMVKHFQAVISEESKLQMMEKEGRLPDAVVACVGGGSNAIGAFAHYIDEPSVRLIGVEPDKAPTLTQGVPSIIHGFKCLVLLDEEGQPQKTYSIAAGLDYPGIGPEHSYLKVTGRAEYVTVTNEEVLEAFQELSRTEGIIPALESAHAVAYAKKLAPTMDLDQILIVNLSGRGDKDVEQVFQMLK; encoded by the coding sequence ATGGACCAACTATCTCAGCAAGAGGGGTACTTCGGGGAGTTCGGGGGCAGCTTTGTCCCGCCGGAATTGCAGGAAGTGCTGAACTATTTGAGTGAGCAATTTTACAAGTTTCGGGACGATCCAGACTTCAAGGAAGAGCTTAGCTATTACCTGCGTGAATATGTTGGTCGCAAGAGCCCGCTAACGTATGCCGAGCGACTGTCCGAAGCTTGGGGAGGCCCCAAGATCTACTTGAAGCGCGAGGATCTGAATCATACTGGAGCGCATAAGATTAACAACGCTATTGGCCAGATTCTGCTCGCTAAGCGGATGGGAGCTAAGCGGATTATTGCCGAGACTGGTGCCGGACAGCACGGTGTCGCTACAGCAACAGCTTGCGCCATGTTTAATATGGATTGCGTCATTTACATGGGAGCTGAAGATATGCGCCGCCAAGCGCTTAATGTGTTCCGGATGGAACTGCTCGGCGCAACCGTCATTCCGGTTCATAAGGGACAGGGCCGCCTGAAGGACGCGGTGGATGAAGCGCTTGACGATCTGGTTAGAAACTATAAAAATACGTTTTATTTGCTCGGATCCGCGGTTGGACCGCATCCGTTCCCGACGATGGTCAAACATTTCCAGGCAGTCATCAGCGAAGAGTCGAAGCTGCAGATGATGGAGAAGGAAGGTCGTTTGCCGGATGCGGTGGTGGCATGCGTGGGCGGCGGCAGCAATGCTATTGGTGCATTCGCCCACTACATCGACGAACCGAGCGTTCGCTTAATTGGCGTTGAACCCGACAAAGCGCCAACCTTAACCCAGGGTGTGCCCAGCATCATTCACGGCTTCAAGTGCTTAGTGCTGTTGGATGAGGAAGGTCAGCCGCAAAAGACGTATTCGATTGCTGCGGGGCTCGACTATCCGGGTATCGGGCCGGAGCATAGCTACCTGAAGGTGACCGGACGGGCTGAATATGTCACCGTCACCAATGAGGAAGTGCTGGAAGCCTTCCAAGAGCTGTCCCGCACGGAGGGAATTATCCCTGCCCTAGAAAGCGCGCACGCGGTTGCATACGCCAAGAAGTTAGCACCGACAATGGACCTGGATCAAATTCTCATTGTTAACCTGTCTGGCCGAGGGGACAAGGATGTTGAACAGGTGTTTCAAATGCTCAAATAA
- a CDS encoding YheC/YheD family protein — protein MQYRILRNGSSLAGRLPDTRLLKKNALSNMLLQYRSVVLKPRDGSYGRDIVFIHRNGANTYRVQNEKNTVTMRDTNQLLKELSKINKGYGYIVQRRLQLAQVGHKPFDIRIMVQRKKGSSSTWNVTGSYAKVAAQGYLVTNVTSRPIPVLEALKLARIGDRSLLVKAEQIALLAAKRLGERYPTLRQVGFDIGIDRNRRIWIIEGNYQPDLRPFRLLKDSSMHRRILWYKQSIYRRTLNGDRPH, from the coding sequence TTGCAATATCGCATCCTTCGCAATGGATCCTCTCTCGCCGGACGTTTGCCAGATACACGGTTGCTTAAAAAGAATGCTTTATCGAACATGCTGCTTCAATATCGAAGCGTCGTACTGAAACCTCGCGATGGGAGTTACGGAAGGGATATCGTGTTCATTCATCGGAACGGTGCAAATACCTATCGGGTTCAAAACGAAAAGAATACGGTCACCATGAGAGACACCAATCAATTGCTCAAGGAGCTTAGTAAAATAAATAAAGGTTATGGATATATTGTCCAAAGGCGTCTGCAGCTTGCTCAAGTTGGGCACAAGCCGTTCGACATCCGGATCATGGTTCAGCGGAAAAAAGGCTCTTCCTCCACTTGGAACGTGACAGGCTCGTACGCGAAGGTGGCAGCGCAGGGATATCTGGTCACCAATGTGACCAGCCGCCCCATTCCAGTGCTTGAGGCGCTAAAATTAGCCCGAATCGGAGATCGGAGCTTGCTTGTCAAAGCGGAACAGATCGCACTACTCGCTGCCAAACGACTGGGAGAGCGTTATCCCACGCTTAGACAAGTCGGGTTCGATATCGGCATCGACCGGAACCGCCGGATTTGGATCATTGAAGGCAATTATCAACCGGACCTGCGCCCTTTCCGGCTCTTGAAAGATTCCTCAATGCATCGCAGAATATTATGGTATAAGCAAAGCATCTATCGACGTACTCTCAATGGAGATAGACCGCACTAA